GCTAATATGGGTTAGCAAGTACAACTTTCCGCTTGCTAGTCTTGAATTGTCACCTGTTTAGGTTACTTACGTGCAAAACACTTTGTCAATCATCCGACGAAGCATTTGACTACTCGCTAACCAAATCACAACACTATTTCAATATTAGCCAATGCTCTACCTTTTGTTACTAAATGTATCATCAGGACTTATAGAGATTCATTTGCAACAATAAGCAGCTATTCCGCTTCTAACAAACAGCCGTTATATCTGCTCCTGAGAGCGTTTAAGGAAAATAGCAACGACAGCCGCAATCGCGAGAGCAAAACAATAGTAAGAGTTCGCGATGACATCCAATGGCGACAAGTTAAATACCGAGCCTAGCAATAGTACCTGAGCACCGTACGGAAGCAGCCCTTGGATTACACAAGAGTAGATATCTAGTAGACTTGCCGAACGTTTTGGCTCGACTTGATACTCATCGGCCAACTCTTTAGCCACACTGCCCGACACAATAATCGCCACGGTGTTGTTCGCAGTACATAGGTTGACCATTGAAACTAAACCAGCGATACCAAACTCACTTGCTCTTCGGCTTGACGTTTTATCATGGGTCGAGCCAAAAGTGCGAATAGCTCGACTCACTAGCTTAGTTAAAAATGCCAACCCACCTTGCTGGCGCATCAGCTCACTTAAACCACCAATTAACATCGATAACAGGAAAATTTCCTGCATATTACCAAAACCAGTGTAAATATCTTGGCCGAGTGTCGTTAGACTGTAGTCATCAACAGATAGCAAACTCACTCCACCAGCAAGCAAAATACCGACAGTCAACACAACGAACACATTCAAACCAGATACCGCAAGAACAAGAATGGCCAAATAAGGCATTACTTTCAGCCACTCAATATCGCCAGTCTCAGGTAAAGGCGTCGCCGAACTATTGAAAGCAAAAATAAGCATCGCAACTAACGCAGCGGGAATCGCGATTTTGACGTTCTCTTTAAACTTGTCTCTCATGTGACACCCTTGAGAGCGCGTCGCTGCAATAGTGGTATCCGAGATAATCGACAAGTTGTCGCCAAACATCGCACCGCTAAGCACTACACCCGCTGTCAACGGAATGCTTATTCCCGCTGACTGGGCTATTCCAAGAGCAACCGGAGCAACTGCTGCGATTGTTCCCATTGACGTCCCCATTGCAGTGGCAATAAAGGCAGAAATAAGAAAAATGCCTGGCAAAATCATACTGGTTGGGATGGCCGAAAGGCCAAGATTTACCGTTGCATCTACGCCGCCCGAGGCTTTAGCGACCGCAGCAAAAGCACCAGCCAACAAATAGATCATGCACATTGCAACGATGTCTTGATGGCCAACACCACGTAAAAACTGCTCAATAGCACGGTTAAGCTTCTCTTTACTCAGCAAGACTGCTAATACCACAGCTGGAAGCGCTGCAATCGGTGCTGGTAGCTGATAGAAAGCAAATTCAACCCCTTGCCAAGATAGGTAGCTACCTACTCCAATAAAAAGAGTTAAAAAAAGCGCAAGAGGTAACAGAGCTACGCCAGAAGCTTGAACTAATTGAGAGGTTTTATGTTGTGTAGACATACTAAAAGTCGCGTCGATGACAGAAAGGCGAGCAGACTAATCTCAACCAATAGACTTGTCAACGTCTAGACGTCCAAATGGCCGATAATTAATTACGAAACGAAATGAGTTGCGTATAAGTCATTAGAGCGCTGTGGAATAGTGGTCATAGTGCCCAAGCCAAGCGATCGCCTCATTCATTGGCATCGCTTTGGCATAATAGAACCCTTGTGCAACCTTAATTCCGTACTCTCTTGCGAAAGCCTGCTGC
The Vibrio sp. CB1-14 DNA segment above includes these coding regions:
- a CDS encoding Na+/H+ antiporter NhaC family protein; this encodes MSTQHKTSQLVQASGVALLPLALFLTLFIGVGSYLSWQGVEFAFYQLPAPIAALPAVVLAVLLSKEKLNRAIEQFLRGVGHQDIVAMCMIYLLAGAFAAVAKASGGVDATVNLGLSAIPTSMILPGIFLISAFIATAMGTSMGTIAAVAPVALGIAQSAGISIPLTAGVVLSGAMFGDNLSIISDTTIAATRSQGCHMRDKFKENVKIAIPAALVAMLIFAFNSSATPLPETGDIEWLKVMPYLAILVLAVSGLNVFVVLTVGILLAGGVSLLSVDDYSLTTLGQDIYTGFGNMQEIFLLSMLIGGLSELMRQQGGLAFLTKLVSRAIRTFGSTHDKTSSRRASEFGIAGLVSMVNLCTANNTVAIIVSGSVAKELADEYQVEPKRSASLLDIYSCVIQGLLPYGAQVLLLGSVFNLSPLDVIANSYYCFALAIAAVVAIFLKRSQEQI